TAACGGAAACGTGGTATTGTCCATCTCACCCACATAAAAAAGAAGATGAATGCTATAATTTTAAGGAACAGCACCGCAACGCCAACCAATGGTCCCCACGTAGGGCCAAGAAGTTCATTAACGGCGTCCATTCCAGGATAATTGTATCCACCAAAATATAAACTTGCCATAACAACTGAAGACACAAACATGTTGATATATTCCGCAAACATATAAGCCCCCATTTTAAAAGCTGAATATTCAGTTTGATAACCTCCAATTAATTCAGTTTCACACTCCGGCAAGTCAAAAGGGACACGGTTTGTCTCTGCAAAGGCACAAACCAAAAATATTAAAAAGCCCAGTGGCTGATATAATACATTCCACTGCCAACCGTGTTGCTGAGCAACGATTTCTTTAAAACTTAATGAATTGGTAACTAATAATAATCCGATAATTGAAAGGCCCATTGCAATTTCATAACTGATATTCTGAGATGCTCCACGAATAGCTCCCATAAGTGAATATTTGTTATTTGATGCCCAACCTCCGATCATAATACCATAAACGCCTAAAGCAACAACTCCAAAAATATAAAGAAGGCCGACGTTTACATCGGTAACTTGTAGCGGAATTAATCTACCACCTATTTGTATATTTTCTCCAAACGGTATAACAGCTGTTCCCAAAAAAGAGACCAATAATGCCAAAGAGGGACCTCCGATAAAAAGTGCTTTACTTGCTCCACTCGGAATAATCTCCTCTTTAAAGAACATTTTACCTCCATCTGCCAAAGGCTGAAACAATCCAAATGGCCCAGCTCTGTTAGGGCCTATGCGATCCTGAATCCACGCAGCTACTTTTCTTTCTGCCCATGTAGAATAGGCCGCTATAGTTAGGGTGATTACG
This genomic interval from Pseudopedobacter saltans DSM 12145 contains the following:
- the nuoH gene encoding NADH-quinone oxidoreductase subunit NuoH — its product is MELSFFIEKLILVTILFVITLTIAAYSTWAERKVAAWIQDRIGPNRAGPFGLFQPLADGGKMFFKEEIIPSGASKALFIGGPSLALLVSFLGTAVIPFGENIQIGGRLIPLQVTDVNVGLLYIFGVVALGVYGIMIGGWASNNKYSLMGAIRGASQNISYEIAMGLSIIGLLLVTNSLSFKEIVAQQHGWQWNVLYQPLGFLIFLVCAFAETNRVPFDLPECETELIGGYQTEYSAFKMGAYMFAEYINMFVSSVVMASLYFGGYNYPGMDAVNELLGPTWGPLVGVAVLFLKIIAFIFFFMWVRWTIPRFRYDQLMHLGWKILIPLAIANIVITAIVITVYDKF